From the genome of bacterium, one region includes:
- a CDS encoding ABC transporter permease subunit — LLLVTAGLFFIQQHLLRRGRFTTVTGKGGVRQPFLLGRWRWPIFALCMVPPLFSLILPYAALLATSLSRAWGRGPVPGNLTFAWYRWALVENQGARHAIAHSLSYSAVAATIATLLAVFTAYVVSRRLLPGARILGYVAMAPFVVPGIVLAIGFFTAYARPPFVLYGTAWMLIVAFATRFLPIAFSGSESALRSIDQELENAARTLGSGPLLTFRRITLPLLRRSILANWIIVFIPSLRELSSAVFLFTPATAVITNVIFDLSDEGNFEPLSALGIIMMAITFCLVAVAYRLFGGAVFAQRQRA; from the coding sequence CTGCTGCTGGTCACGGCGGGCCTCTTCTTCATCCAACAGCACCTGCTGAGACGCGGCCGCTTCACCACGGTCACCGGCAAGGGAGGCGTCCGACAACCCTTCCTGCTGGGGCGCTGGCGCTGGCCGATCTTCGCGCTGTGCATGGTGCCGCCGCTCTTCTCGCTCATCCTGCCGTACGCGGCGCTGCTGGCCACTTCCCTCTCCCGCGCATGGGGGAGAGGACCGGTGCCCGGGAATCTGACGTTCGCGTGGTACCGATGGGCGTTGGTCGAAAACCAGGGGGCGCGCCACGCCATTGCGCACAGCCTCTCCTACTCTGCGGTCGCGGCGACGATCGCCACACTTCTTGCCGTCTTTACCGCCTACGTCGTCAGCCGCCGTCTCCTCCCCGGGGCCCGGATCCTCGGCTACGTGGCGATGGCGCCGTTCGTCGTGCCGGGCATCGTGCTGGCGATCGGCTTCTTTACCGCATACGCCCGGCCCCCATTCGTCTTATATGGAACGGCCTGGATGCTGATCGTGGCGTTTGCGACCCGCTTCTTGCCGATCGCCTTCTCGGGCAGCGAGTCGGCCCTCCGGAGCATCGATCAGGAGTTGGAGAACGCGGCCCGCACGCTTGGCTCGGGACCGCTCCTGACGTTTCGACGGATCACGTTACCACTGCTCCGGCGCAGTATTCTCGCCAATTGGATCATCGTGTTCATCCCGTCATTGCGGGAGCTGAGTTCCGCGGTCTTCCTCTTTACGCCGGCCACGGCCGTCATTACCAACGTGATCTTCGACCTCTCCGACGAAGGCAACTTCGAGCCCCTCTCGGCGCTCGGCATCATCATGATGGCAATCACGTTTTGCCTGGTCGCCGTGGCGTACCGTCTCTTCGGCGGTGCCGTCTTCGCGCAGCGCCAGCGCGCCTGA
- a CDS encoding ABC transporter ATP-binding protein, with translation MAQIRLVGLEKRYGTTPALCGITLAVSDGELLALLGPSGCGKTTTLQILAGFLVPDGGEVWAGDRQISSPQGVVPPERRQMSLVFQSYALWPHMTIFQNVAFGLEMRRLSREEIARQVQRILAVVNLTGYEQRYAHELSGGQQQRVALARALVVQPHTLLLDEPLSNLDANLREQMRFEIRRIHQETGITTVYVTHDQAEALVIADHVAVMNSGRIEQVGTPEEIYERPQSRFVASFIGQANCLAGRVVGPGLVRCGELEVRAIDHSQFRPGDEVVLCIRPHALRVHGATGTPSAGTNTAMGRLIQSAYLGDLQDLRIMLPGNLQIRVLTMNRHRYRPDDQLLVELPAEACRLVRG, from the coding sequence ATGGCGCAGATCCGGCTGGTCGGTCTGGAAAAGCGGTACGGCACGACCCCGGCACTCTGCGGCATCACCCTCGCGGTCAGCGATGGCGAGCTGCTCGCGCTTCTCGGGCCGTCCGGCTGCGGCAAGACGACGACGCTGCAGATTTTGGCTGGGTTTCTCGTCCCCGACGGGGGCGAGGTTTGGGCGGGCGATCGCCAGATCTCCTCTCCTCAAGGCGTCGTGCCGCCCGAGCGCCGCCAGATGTCACTGGTCTTTCAGAGCTACGCCCTGTGGCCCCACATGACCATCTTCCAGAACGTGGCCTTTGGCCTGGAGATGCGCCGGCTTTCGCGCGAGGAGATCGCGCGCCAGGTGCAGCGTATCCTCGCGGTGGTCAACCTCACGGGCTATGAGCAGCGCTACGCCCATGAGCTCTCGGGGGGACAGCAGCAGCGGGTGGCCCTGGCACGGGCGCTCGTCGTTCAGCCTCACACCCTCCTCCTCGACGAACCGCTCTCCAACCTGGACGCCAACCTGCGCGAGCAGATGCGCTTCGAGATCCGACGGATTCACCAAGAGACCGGGATCACGACCGTCTACGTCACGCACGATCAGGCCGAAGCCCTGGTGATCGCGGACCACGTCGCCGTGATGAACAGCGGCCGAATCGAGCAGGTCGGCACGCCGGAGGAGATCTACGAAAGGCCCCAGTCCCGCTTCGTCGCCTCGTTTATCGGCCAGGCCAATTGCCTCGCCGGCCGCGTGGTTGGGCCGGGGCTCGTCCGGTGCGGTGAGTTGGAGGTCCGCGCGATCGACCACAGCCAGTTCCGCCCGGGGGACGAGGTGGTGCTCTGTATCCGTCCGCATGCCCTCCGCGTGCATGGCGCGACCGGCACGCCCTCGGCCGGAACCAATACCGCCATGGGCCGGCTGATACAGTCGGCATACTTGGGCGATCTGCAAGACCTCCGGATCATGCTGCCTGGAAACCTGCAAATCCGGGTCCTCACCATGAACCGCCATCGCTACCGGCCCGACGACCAACTG